From Pelmatolapia mariae isolate MD_Pm_ZW linkage group LG22, Pm_UMD_F_2, whole genome shotgun sequence, a single genomic window includes:
- the LOC135933500 gene encoding formyl peptide receptor 2-like, protein MFPNASLLTLGLKPSEEAQATAVDIDAMMKKFSIILYTLTVVLGITGNSVVIWVAGFKLKVTVTRVWLVNLAIADLIFCFTRVFSLIQMLFFDHWPFGLFICKFYGFFKYANKFCSVFLLAVISLDRVLCIWQPVLTKRRRTLWAARVVAVCIWIVAILFSIPYVTNCQMYMDNKNLSWCSVDPIENPEGYNSTKVALYSIRFLCGFILPFIVILVCYILAGVGIRRTRLSGKSRPLRIIACLVIAFFLCWAPYHCLLLVKLVDNENAVVKIWYPVVKGVAYFNSCMNPLLYFCIGLKMNEGFKQSVTRVYRRALADEMEVQTTQFTDRS, encoded by the exons atgtttcccaATGCCTCTCTGCTCACCCTGGGACTCAAGCCTTCTGAGGAGGCCCAGGCAACTGCGGTGGATATTGATGCCATGATGAAAAAATTCAGCATCATCCTCTACACACTGACCGTTGTACTCGGCATCACGGGGAACTCTGTGGTGATCTGGGTGGCTGGATTTAAACTTAAG GTGACAGTCACCAGAGTGTGGCTGGTGAATCTGGCGATAGCAGACCTGATCTTCTGCTTCACACGGGTTTTCTCCCTCATTCAGATGCTCTTCTTTGACCACTGGCCTTTTGGCCTCTTCATCTGCAAGTTCTATGGCTTCTTCAAATATGCCAACAAGTTCTGCTCTGTCTTCCTGCTGGCTGTGATCAGTCTGGATCGAGTGCTCTGCATCTGGCAGCCCGTCCTCACAAAGCGGCGACGCACCCTGTGGGCGGCGAGGGTGGTGGCAGTCTGCATCTGGATCGTGGCGATCCTTTTCAGCATTCCCTATGTCACTAATTGTCAAATGTACATGGACAACAAAAACTTGAGTTGGTGTTCTGTGGACCCAATAGAGAATCCAGAGGGGTACAACAGCACCAAAGTAGCTCTCTACTCCATCCGCTTCCTGTGCGGCTTCATATTACCCTTCATAGTGATTCTCGTCTGTTACATCCTGGCTGGAGTAGGCATCCGACGCACCCGCCTGTCAGGGAAGTCCCGCCCCTTGCGTATCATAGCATGTTTGGTCATTGCCTTTTTCCTGTGCTGGGCGCCATACCACTGCCTCTTACTGGTGAAGCTGGTGGACAATGAAAATGCAGTGGTGAAAATCTGGTACCCTGTAGTAAAGGGTGTTGCCTACTTTAACAGCTGTATGAACCCACTGTTGTATTTTTGCATAGGACTAAAAATGAATGAGGGGTTTAAACAGAGTGTGACAAGAGTTTATAGAAGAGCTTTGGCAGATGAAATGGAAGTCCAGACTACTCAGTTCACTGATCGCTCTTAG
- the LOC135933502 gene encoding formyl peptide receptor 2-like, with protein sequence MSSNASLSTKDNDDIIISKINFVLYTVTVVLGLTGNAVVIWMAGIKLKPAVNNVWLVNLAIADLIFCFTRIFSIIQMKLGRWPFGLFLCQFHGFFKHTNMFCSVFLLAVISLDRVLCVRQPILTKRRRTLFAARVVAVCVWIIALLFSIPYFTFRKTYMDNKNQTKCKMVWVEKPKENKNTKVALYSMQFIFSFIFPFMVILICYILVGLGLRRTRLSGKSRPLRILVCLVIAFFLCWAPYQCLLLVDIVYNENKVVKKWYSITKSIAYFNSCVNPLLYFCMGLKVKEGFRQKLMRVYNRALGDDMDGQMAQSTDPSLD encoded by the exons ATGTCTTCCAATGCATCTCTGTCCACCAAGGACaatgatgacatcatcattaGCAAGATCAACTTTGTCCTCTACACAGTGACCGTTGTGCTCGGCCTCACAGGAAACGCTGTGGTGATCTGGATGGCTGGAATCAAACTTAAG ccAGCAGTCAACAATGTGTGGCTGGTGAATCTGGCAATAGCAGATCTGATTTTCTGTTTCACACGAATCTTCTCCATCATCCAGATGAAGTTAGGACGGTGGCCTTTTGGTCTCTTTCTCTGCCAGTTTCATGGTTTCTTCAAACACACCAACATGTTCTGCTCTGTCTTCCTGCTGGCTGTGATCAGTCTGGATCGAGTGCTTTGTGTCCGTCAGCCCATCCTCACGAAGCGTCGACGCACCCTGTTCGCAGCGAGGGTGGTGGCAGTCTGTGTCTGGATTATAGCGCTCCTCTTCAGCATTCCCTACTTCACCTTCCGCAAAACCTACATGGACAACAAGAACCAAACTAAGTGTAAAATGGTGTGGGTGGAGAAgccaaaggaaaacaaaaacaccaaagttGCTCTCTACTCCATGCAATTCATATTCAGCTTCATATTTCCCTTTATGGTCATTCTCATCTGTTACATCCTGGTTGGCCTGGGCCTCCGACGCACTCGCCTGTCAGGGAAATCTCGGCCCCTTCGTATATTAGTATGTTTGGTCATTGCCTTCTTCCTGTGCTGGGCACCTTATCAGTGCCTTCTATTAGTAGACATTGTGTATAATGAAAACAAAGTGGTGAAAAAGTGGTACTCTATAACAAAGAGCATTGCTTACTTTAACAGCTGCGTGAACCCGTTGTTATATTTCTGTATGGGACTAAAAGTCAAGGAGGGGTTTAGACAGAAACTCATGAGAGTTTATAACAGGGCTCTGGGAGATGATATGGATGGCCAGATGGCTCAGTCAACTGATCCCTCTTTGGATTAA